Below is a window of Campylobacter canadensis DNA.
AATTGCAAAATTAGAAGAGCTTTTATAAATACTAATCTAGCTAGTTATGAACTTGATTTTTTAAATTCAAAATTGTTTAAAAATAACGAAGAAATAAAAATAACTTTAAGCTCAAGTTTAAAGCAAGAGCATAAAGCCTTTATAAATTTAATTAAAACTAACAATATGGGATTTTTAGCAAATATTGATGATGCTATTTACACCCAAGAACTTTTATCCTAAACAATACTTACAAATATATTATATAAAATTCTTTTTTTATATAATATAAAACTCTATTATTTAATATTTTTTTTATTTTTAATATATTTTTTTATATAAAAAAATATTTTTGATATTAATTTTTAATTTAATTTTAAGTTATCTTATGATAAATTCATTTTAATATTAATTATTAAAATTAGGAGAAAAATTTGTATCATTATTTAGAAGAAGGTGGGATATTTATGTGGCCTATTTTTGCACTTTTATTACTTTCTAGTGCAATAATACTTGAAAAATTACACATACTTTTCATAAAACAAAAAAGTATAAATATAGCTTTTAAAAATACTGTAAAAGCAAAAATAAAAGCAAAAAAGTTTCAAGAATTAAATGAATATTTAAAAAACTATAACAATAGCATTGCAGTAGTTTTAAAACAAATAATAAATGAAGATGATGAAATCACAATAGAACAATGTTATCAAAATGAAATAAAAAGACTAGAGCATCTTTCTTATTTTCTTGGAATAAGCATAACAATAGCACCTCAACTTGGATTATTAGGCACAGTTACAGGTATGATACAGTCTTTTAAAGCCCTTTCAAATGCTGATGAAAGCGTTGTTGCTAGTGGTATAAGCCAAGCTCTGCTTACAACCGCTTTTGGCTTATGTGTTGCTATTTTTGCTTTATTTTTTCATATTATTTTTAATAAAAAAATAGATTATTTAAACAATGAAATATATTTATATTTAAATAATTTAATCAAGGCAAAGAATGAAAAAAATTAGTAGAAAAAAGCCTGAATTTGTAGAAATTTCAATGCTTAATTTAATTGATGTTATCTTTGTTATGTTGATTTTTTTTATGCTTTGTTCAAGTTTTAAGCATTATTGGCAGTTTGATGTTTTGCTACCTAAAGAAGAGGGCAAAAGTCAAAATACATTTGAAAATATATTAGAAATATCACTAAATAACAATAAAGAATTATTTGTAAAAGATAAAAAAGAAATCAAAATGATTAATTACGAAGAACTAAAAGGATATCTAAATGAGAAAAAAATAATAATTTTAAATGCGGACAAAAAGATAGATTACGGTGATGTTATTAATTTAATAGCATTTTTACAAGCTCAAAATCAAGAGCAAATAAAATTAAATATTCAAAGGTAAAAAAATGAAAAAATACTTATTATTAAGCGTAGTTACACTTAGCGCTTTAGCAAATACAAATATTTTACAAACACAAGTTATATCTTCAAGTGGTTTTACTCAAAGCCTAAAAGATACTAGTCATAATGTTTTAGTTTTAAGCAAAGAAGATATAGAAAATAAAGGCTATAAAGATATTTACGATGCATTAAAGACCTTTCCGTCAATTAGCATAGCAAGAACAGGCACAAGCGATAGTATTGATATTCGTGGGCAGGGAGCTAAGGCTAATACAAGGGTTAAAATATTTATAGATGGAGTCTTAATAAATCCTAGTGATAACTCTCACCTTGCAACTCCGCTTGATTTTATTAATATTGACGAGGTTGAACAAATTGAAGTTATTGCTGGTGGAGGTAGTGTAATTTATGGAGATGGTGCTGTTGGTGGAGTTGTAAATATTATTAGTAAAAAATATAGCAAAATGAAAGATTATGCAAATATTAGGCTAAAAACAGGCTCTTTTGATCATAAATCACTTAGTTTAAACGCTGGTACATTTTTACAAGATAGGGTTTTTTTAAATCTATCATATAATAAAATTGATGAAGGAGGATATCAAAGAGCAGACAAAAATAAATCAGACTCAGCAAGTCTTGCTTTAAAATTTTTACTAAGCGATAATACAGACCTTAGTTTTGATACAAGTTATAAAGAAGAAAAAATAAAACAAAGCGCTATGCTTGATGCTGCAACTTTACTAAACGATAGACGCTCAGGCGGTTTAATACAAACTGCTTTTTATCCAAAACCAGCTTATATAAATGCTGCAGAGCAGGATTTTACAATAAATAAATATCTAAGCACTAGTTTAAAATTAAATTATCATAATGAAGATTTTGAATTAGCAATAATTCCTTATTATTTTAATTATTCTTATGATGATTCTAATCTTAAAGATGAAAAAGTTGCACTAACAATTAAAAGTATTTTTAATGCAAATGAGATTACAAAACTTAGTTTAGGATATGATTATTCGTATAATAATGGCTTAAGAAATCAAGGTAGTATTAAAAACGAAGTAAATAAAACAACTAATTCTCTTTTTGCAAATTCTCTTTTTGCTTTAAATGCTTTTGATTTATCTTTTGGTCTTAGATTTGAGAATTCTAAATACAATGTTAAAAGGTTTTCAAGTAATATTTTAGCATTAAGTGATGATAATAATTATAATAATCTTGCTTTTAATACAATTTTTTCTAAGGCTTTAAATGATGATTTAAAAGCATATTTTAAATTTGAAAGCGGTTTTAGCTCTCCTACACCTTATGAGCTTACCGATAAGGTAAATAATGAATATAAAATCAACAATGTAAAAGCAGAAAAATATCTAACATACGAACTTGGTTTAAAAGGTCTTGTGTTTGATAATTTTGCACAATTGGCATTCTTTTACACCGATACAAAAGATGAAATTTATATAAATATGACTAGCGGCAGACCACCACACGCAACAGGCTTGCAATGGACATATAATAATATTTCAAAAACACAAAGATACGGAGCAGAGCTTAGCCTAAATCAAATGCTTTTAGATGATACTCTTTCATTAAACGAAAGTTTTTCTTATATAAATGCTAAGGTAAAAAATGATGAATTAAATCCTTACAAAAACAAACAATACATACCTTTAGTGCCAAAATATAAAATTAACTTAAACGCCTCATATGAATTTATAAATAATTATTTTGCAAGGATAAATTATTCTTATCTTTCAAAGCAAAATTGGGATTTTGCAAAAGATACAAACAATAATTACCAAGGCGGTTATGGCTTAGTTGATATTGGTTTTAGCATAAAAGCTATTAAGAATTTAGATATAAATATTGATGCTAAAAATATTTTTGCAAAAGAATATAATATTTATTGCAGCAATAATTTATGCCAACCAGCAGCAAAACAAACATTTTATTTAGAAACAAGGTATAGTTTTTAATGAAAAAATATATTGTTTTTGCTCTAATTTCAATTGCTTTTATAATTTTGTCTCTTGGTCTTAGTGCAAGTAATAGCATTTATGGATTTAAGTCTCTTTTAGACTTAATCCTTATGCAAGCAGACGATAATACACAAATAGTATTTTTACAATTAAAGCTACCTAGAATTTTATTATGCTTTTTGGTAGGAATGCTACTTGCAAGTAGTGCGGCTGTGGTTCAAAGCGTATTTTTAAATCCACTTGCAGACCCTTATATAATAGGAATTGCAAGTGCTGCAACCTTTGGTGCTGTGCTTGCTTATTTGCTAAATATAAGTGAGATTTTTTATGGGCTTTTTGCCTTTATTTTTTCTATGATTTTATGCTTTATTATCTTAGCAATTTATAAAGAAAATAAAAATATTTCAACCTTGCTTATTTTAGGTATAGCAATATCTGCTTTTTTAGCATCTTTTACTTCTTTTTTTATTTACTTAATTGGGCAAGATTCGTTTAAAATAACAGCTTGGCTAATGGGTTATTTTGGTGCAGCAACTTGGTTTAAGGTTATTATTGTTTTTATTGTTAGCCTTATTAGCTTAACTTATTTTTATCTAAAAAGATATGAATTAGATATTTTATTGTGTGCTGATGAAGAAGCAAGCACTCTTGGACTTAATGTTGAAAAATGCAAAAAGAATTTAATAATTATGTCTTGTCTTTGTGTGTCTTTTAGCGTTGCTTTTTGC
It encodes the following:
- a CDS encoding MotA/TolQ/ExbB proton channel family protein — encoded protein: MYHYLEEGGIFMWPIFALLLLSSAIILEKLHILFIKQKSINIAFKNTVKAKIKAKKFQELNEYLKNYNNSIAVVLKQIINEDDEITIEQCYQNEIKRLEHLSYFLGISITIAPQLGLLGTVTGMIQSFKALSNADESVVASGISQALLTTAFGLCVAIFALFFHIIFNKKIDYLNNEIYLYLNNLIKAKNEKN
- a CDS encoding ExbD/TolR family protein, which translates into the protein MKKISRKKPEFVEISMLNLIDVIFVMLIFFMLCSSFKHYWQFDVLLPKEEGKSQNTFENILEISLNNNKELFVKDKKEIKMINYEELKGYLNEKKIIILNADKKIDYGDVINLIAFLQAQNQEQIKLNIQR
- a CDS encoding TonB-dependent receptor translates to MKKYLLLSVVTLSALANTNILQTQVISSSGFTQSLKDTSHNVLVLSKEDIENKGYKDIYDALKTFPSISIARTGTSDSIDIRGQGAKANTRVKIFIDGVLINPSDNSHLATPLDFINIDEVEQIEVIAGGGSVIYGDGAVGGVVNIISKKYSKMKDYANIRLKTGSFDHKSLSLNAGTFLQDRVFLNLSYNKIDEGGYQRADKNKSDSASLALKFLLSDNTDLSFDTSYKEEKIKQSAMLDAATLLNDRRSGGLIQTAFYPKPAYINAAEQDFTINKYLSTSLKLNYHNEDFELAIIPYYFNYSYDDSNLKDEKVALTIKSIFNANEITKLSLGYDYSYNNGLRNQGSIKNEVNKTTNSLFANSLFALNAFDLSFGLRFENSKYNVKRFSSNILALSDDNNYNNLAFNTIFSKALNDDLKAYFKFESGFSSPTPYELTDKVNNEYKINNVKAEKYLTYELGLKGLVFDNFAQLAFFYTDTKDEIYINMTSGRPPHATGLQWTYNNISKTQRYGAELSLNQMLLDDTLSLNESFSYINAKVKNDELNPYKNKQYIPLVPKYKINLNASYEFINNYFARINYSYLSKQNWDFAKDTNNNYQGGYGLVDIGFSIKAIKNLDINIDAKNIFAKEYNIYCSNNLCQPAAKQTFYLETRYSF
- a CDS encoding FecCD family ABC transporter permease; this encodes MKKYIVFALISIAFIILSLGLSASNSIYGFKSLLDLILMQADDNTQIVFLQLKLPRILLCFLVGMLLASSAAVVQSVFLNPLADPYIIGIASAATFGAVLAYLLNISEIFYGLFAFIFSMILCFIILAIYKENKNISTLLILGIAISAFLASFTSFFIYLIGQDSFKITAWLMGYFGAATWFKVIIVFIVSLISLTYFYLKRYELDILLCADEEASTLGLNVEKCKKNLIIMSCLCVSFSVAFCGMIAFVGLIIPHILRMFLKNSSNVLIIPLSSMLGGIFLLACDNISRLIMYPTEIPVGVITSFFGAPFFIYLALGKKNA